The following are encoded together in the Zingiber officinale cultivar Zhangliang chromosome 8A, Zo_v1.1, whole genome shotgun sequence genome:
- the LOC122011817 gene encoding ubiquinol oxidase 1a, mitochondrial-like has protein sequence MTMGSRMAGSALFRHLGPRLFSAASASRSSAALEPSFSLLQSSSLSPSPVLLRLFPVRMASTSASPALGGEAHKEDEAKSAAAVHPSEGKHVSSYWGIERYKITKEDGTPWRWSCFTPWEAYKSDTSIDLNKHHVPTTFLDKIAYWTVKILRFPTDIFFQRRYGCRAMMLETVAAVPGMVGGMFLHLRSLRRFEHSGGWIRALLEEAENERMHLMTFMEVAQPRWYERALVLAVQGVFFNAYFLGYLVSPKFAHRVVGYLEEEAIHSYTEYLKDLEAGKIENVPAPAIAIDYWCLPPDATLKDVVTVVRADEAHHRDVNHFASDIHYQGMELKSTPAPLGYH, from the exons ATGACGATGGGCTCTCGTATGGCCGGATCGGCGCTGTTTCGACACCTCGGCCCTCGCCTCTTCTCCGCCGCCTCTGCATCCCGCTCCTCCGCCGCTCTGGAACCGTCGTTTTCGCTGCTCCAGTCCTCCTCGCTTTCCCCCTCCCCGGTGCTTTTGCGCCTCTTCCCTGTCCGAATGGCCAGCACTTCGGCGTCTCCGGCTCTCGGCGGCGAGGCGCATAAGGAGGATGAGGCGAAGTCTGCTGCCGCCGTCCATCCTAGCGAAGGCAAGCACGTTTCGAGTTATTGGGGCATCGAGCGGTACAAGATCACAAAGGAGGACGGCACTCCTTGGAGGTGGTCTTGCTTCACG CCATGGGAGGCGTACAAGTCCGATACCTCGATCGATCTGAATAAGCACCACGTCCCCACCACCTTCCTCGACAAGATCGCCTACTGGACTGTCAAAATCCTACGATTCCCCACCGATATCTTCTTCCAG AGGAGGTACGGATGCCGCGCGATGATGTTGGAGACGGTGGCGGCGGTCCCTGGGATGGTGGGCGGCATGTTTCTCCACTTGCGGTCGCTTCGCCGCTTCGAGCACAGCGGCGGTTGGATCCGCGCGCTGCTGGAGGAGGCGGAGAATGAGCGGATGCACCTGATGACCTTCATGGAAGTGGCGCAGCCGCGGTGGTACGAACGGGCCCTGGTGCTTGCGGTGCAGGGCGTCTTCTTCAACGCCTACTTCCTGGGCTACCTGGTATCGCCCAAGTTCGCCCATCGGGTGGTCGGTTACCTGGAGGAGGAGGCCATCCACTCCTACACCGAGTACCTTAAGGACCTGGAGGCGGGCAAGATCGAGAACGTCCCCGCCCCTGCCATTGCCATCGACTATTGGTGCCTCCCGCCCGACGCCACGCTCAAGGACGTCGTCACTGTCGTCCGCGCCGACGAGGCTCACCACCGCGATGTCAACCACTTCGCTTCG GATATTCATTACCAGGGAATGGAGCTGAAAAGTACACCTGCGCCGCTGGGCTATCACTGA
- the LOC122011820 gene encoding uncharacterized protein At1g51745-like isoform X2 has protein sequence MGGSEGGDGGGIGVDCGVGTIVWVRRRNGSWWPGRILGQEELSASHLMSPRSGTPVKLLGREDASVDWYNLEKSKRVKSFRCGEFDACIEKAEASLGVPIKKREKYARREDAILHALELERKQLELKQPKQAIISNGITSKPLGTLKIEFNNLSSSDKFARNDESSFQSDCAVRKAPLIRKPGSDDIVGGTSHVNGDKSNLTIKSKRSHGGFSEEYSVKKRDRRRPLVQVLQTSAKIPASHSSRFDCYPYDFSLKDEQIHMGIYQEKQSSCIYLSADSIVSQNDRDNSSEETQSLSDKCGFNQPGSMAEDCSTSEMSLTNDSDTSPRDYLDTEMEGHISGDEFEEMGNDEVPSSSIISNLHPFEQSAADTTGAGICKWHIKGKRNHRSVVKLPIDGMDGKICIMSSDKWDCSMRETTNVIRCGSSKMEMEPCRQKALDQGLYIKKEVSYACDEVDLIREDFLHEQDEYRRQRHKLASKAARDLGRNHIGFNNLEDDSHLMSTSGWEADEPPYGLEGKYWEDSDECYDPVYAAHAMRDMGTILYDVDLKVKASYQGERVPLVSLMSRLNAKAIVGHPIQIEILEDGCTCEYLCINYANTDENTANQPVWRTARRTVMQRVPRSHPVASSLEDGEAVGSRYQNASPSFIYPNPSQNVPKVANKKVSHRHQHQLSSGKIQKKSHKRVSLSSQKTRALSSFTIEKRFGGGAVKVSHARGSNMLGGLIKPSGQVPSVTCVPMKIAFSRILEAIGRPSALSNRVRIAIQQ, from the exons ATGGGGGGTTCAGAGGGTGGAGATGGAGGAGGGATCGGCGTCGATTGCGGCGTCGGGACGATCGTTTGGGTGCGACGGAGGAACGGATCCTGGTGGCCGGGGAGGATTCTCGGGCAAGAAGAGCTTTCGGCGTCGCATCTCATGTCCCCGAGGTCAGGGACGCCAGTCAAGCTCCTGGGTAGGGAGGATGCCAGCGT TGACTGGTACAATCTGGAAAAATCAAAGCGTGTTAAGTCATTTCGCTGTGGAGAGTTTGATGCTTGCATTGAGAAGGCTGAAGCTTCATTAGGAGTACCTATCAAGAAACGGGAAAAATATGCCCGCAGAGAAGATGCTATTCTTCATGCTCTTGAACTTGAGAGAAAGCAGCTTGAGCTAAAGCAACCAAAACAAGCGATTATCTCAAATGGAATTACCAGCAAGCCTTTAGGTACTCTGAAGATAGAGTTTAATAACTTGTCATCTTCAGATAAATTTGCCAGAAATGATGAATCGTCATTTCAAAGTGATTGTGCCGTTCGCAAAGCTCCACTTATTAGAAAACCAG GTTCTGACGATATAGTCGGAGGTACAagtcatgtcaatggagataaaAGTAATTTGACAATCAAGAGTAAAAGGTCACATGGTGGATTTTCTGAAGAGTATTCAGTCAAAAAACGTGATAGACGTCGTCCACTTGTTCAAGTTCTACAAACTAGTGCAAAGATACCAGCATCTCATTCTTCTCGTTTTGATTGTTATCCTTATGATTTCTCATTGAAAGACGAGCAAATCCATATGGGTATTTATCAGGAAAAACAAAGTAGCTGCATCTATCTTTCTGCTGATTCAATTGTCTCACAGAATGATAGAGATAATTCTTCTGAAGAAACTCAATCATTGTCAGACAAGTGTGGTTTCAATCAACCTGGTTCAATGGCAGAAGATTGCTCAACTTCTGAGATGAGTTTGACAAATGATTCAGATACTTCTCCAAGGGATTACTTGGACACTGAGATGGAGGGACATATCTCAGGAG ATGAATTCGAAGAGATGGGCAATGATGAAGTGCCTTCTTCCAGCATCATATCCAACCTTCATCCTTTTGAACAATCCGCAGCCGACACTACTGGGGCCGGAATCTGTAAATGGCATATAAAAGGAAAACGCAACCACCGTAGTGTAGTTAAGCTGCCAATTGATGGAATGGATGGCAAGATCTGCATTATGAGTTCAGATAAATGGGATTGTTCTATGAgggaaacaactaatgtaatcagGTGTGGTAGTTCAAAAATGGAGATGGAACCTTGCAGACAGAAGGCTCTTGATCAAGGTTTGTACATAAAAAAGGAGGTTAGTTATGCTTGTGATGAGGTTGATTTGATTCGTGAAGATTTCCTTCACGAGCAGGATGAGTACAGAAGACAAAGACATAAACTGGCCTCTAAAGCAGCTAGGGATCTTGGGCGAAACCATATTGGCTTTAACAATTTGGAAGATGATTCTCATTTGATGTCAACATCAGGCTGGGAGGCTGATGAGCCACCTTATGGACTTGAAGGTAAATACTGGGAAGACTCTGACGAGTGTTATGATCCTGTATATGCTGCTCATGCCATGAGAGATATGGGAACCATTTTGTATGATGTTGACCTGAAAGTTAAAGCCAGCTATCAAGGCGAGCGTGTTCCTTTGGTTTCTTTGATGAGTAGGTTGAATGCAAAAGCAATTGTAGGGCACCCCATCCAGATTGAAATATTAGAAGATGGTTGCACATGTGAATACTTGTGCATCAATTATGCTAATACTGATGAAAATACAGCTAACCAACCAGTTTGGAGGACTGCAAGAAGAACAGTTATGCAACGAGTTCCTCGTTCTCATCCAGTTGCATCTTCTTTGGAAGATGGTGAAGCTGTGGGGTCAAGATATCAAAATGCATCTCCTTCCTTCATATATCCCAATCCTTCTCAGAATGTACCTAAGGTAGCAAATAAGAAAGTTTCTCATCGCCACCAGCACCAATTATCATCAGGAAAAATTCAGAAAAAGTCCCATAAGAGAGTAAGCTTGTCGAGCCAAAAAACTAGAGCACTATCTTCTTTCACAATTGAAAAAAGATTTGGTGGTGGGGCTGTTAAGGTATCACATGCTAGAGGTAGCAATATGTTGGGCGGTTTGATAAAACCTTCAGGGCAAGTGCCTTCTGTTACATGTGTCCCTATGAAGATAGCCTTTAGTAGGATTCTTGAAGCAATTGGAAGGCCATCAGCTTTGAGCAATCGTGTCAGAATAGCCATCCAGCAATGA
- the LOC122011820 gene encoding uncharacterized protein At1g51745-like isoform X1: MGGSEGGDGGGIGVDCGVGTIVWVRRRNGSWWPGRILGQEELSASHLMSPRSGTPVKLLGREDASVDWYNLEKSKRVKSFRCGEFDACIEKAEASLGVPIKKREKYARREDAILHALELERKQLELKQPKQAIISNGITSKPLGTLKIEFNNLSSSDKFARNDESSFQSDCAVRKAPLIRKPGSDDIVGGTSHVNGDKSNLTIKSKRSHGGFSEEYSVKKRDRRRPLVQVLQTSAKIPASHSSRFDCYPYDFSLKDEQIHMGIYQEKQSSCIYLSADSIVSQNDRDNSSEETQSLSDKCGFNQPGSMAEDCSTSEMSLTNDSDTSPRDYLDTEMEGHISGDTGRSLGSKDCDPPQHCVSDEFEEMGNDEVPSSSIISNLHPFEQSAADTTGAGICKWHIKGKRNHRSVVKLPIDGMDGKICIMSSDKWDCSMRETTNVIRCGSSKMEMEPCRQKALDQGLYIKKEVSYACDEVDLIREDFLHEQDEYRRQRHKLASKAARDLGRNHIGFNNLEDDSHLMSTSGWEADEPPYGLEGKYWEDSDECYDPVYAAHAMRDMGTILYDVDLKVKASYQGERVPLVSLMSRLNAKAIVGHPIQIEILEDGCTCEYLCINYANTDENTANQPVWRTARRTVMQRVPRSHPVASSLEDGEAVGSRYQNASPSFIYPNPSQNVPKVANKKVSHRHQHQLSSGKIQKKSHKRVSLSSQKTRALSSFTIEKRFGGGAVKVSHARGSNMLGGLIKPSGQVPSVTCVPMKIAFSRILEAIGRPSALSNRVRIAIQQ, from the exons ATGGGGGGTTCAGAGGGTGGAGATGGAGGAGGGATCGGCGTCGATTGCGGCGTCGGGACGATCGTTTGGGTGCGACGGAGGAACGGATCCTGGTGGCCGGGGAGGATTCTCGGGCAAGAAGAGCTTTCGGCGTCGCATCTCATGTCCCCGAGGTCAGGGACGCCAGTCAAGCTCCTGGGTAGGGAGGATGCCAGCGT TGACTGGTACAATCTGGAAAAATCAAAGCGTGTTAAGTCATTTCGCTGTGGAGAGTTTGATGCTTGCATTGAGAAGGCTGAAGCTTCATTAGGAGTACCTATCAAGAAACGGGAAAAATATGCCCGCAGAGAAGATGCTATTCTTCATGCTCTTGAACTTGAGAGAAAGCAGCTTGAGCTAAAGCAACCAAAACAAGCGATTATCTCAAATGGAATTACCAGCAAGCCTTTAGGTACTCTGAAGATAGAGTTTAATAACTTGTCATCTTCAGATAAATTTGCCAGAAATGATGAATCGTCATTTCAAAGTGATTGTGCCGTTCGCAAAGCTCCACTTATTAGAAAACCAG GTTCTGACGATATAGTCGGAGGTACAagtcatgtcaatggagataaaAGTAATTTGACAATCAAGAGTAAAAGGTCACATGGTGGATTTTCTGAAGAGTATTCAGTCAAAAAACGTGATAGACGTCGTCCACTTGTTCAAGTTCTACAAACTAGTGCAAAGATACCAGCATCTCATTCTTCTCGTTTTGATTGTTATCCTTATGATTTCTCATTGAAAGACGAGCAAATCCATATGGGTATTTATCAGGAAAAACAAAGTAGCTGCATCTATCTTTCTGCTGATTCAATTGTCTCACAGAATGATAGAGATAATTCTTCTGAAGAAACTCAATCATTGTCAGACAAGTGTGGTTTCAATCAACCTGGTTCAATGGCAGAAGATTGCTCAACTTCTGAGATGAGTTTGACAAATGATTCAGATACTTCTCCAAGGGATTACTTGGACACTGAGATGGAGGGACATATCTCAGGAG ATACTGGTCGATCCCTTGGATCAAAAGATTGTGACCCTCCTCAACATTGTGTTTCAGATGAATTCGAAGAGATGGGCAATGATGAAGTGCCTTCTTCCAGCATCATATCCAACCTTCATCCTTTTGAACAATCCGCAGCCGACACTACTGGGGCCGGAATCTGTAAATGGCATATAAAAGGAAAACGCAACCACCGTAGTGTAGTTAAGCTGCCAATTGATGGAATGGATGGCAAGATCTGCATTATGAGTTCAGATAAATGGGATTGTTCTATGAgggaaacaactaatgtaatcagGTGTGGTAGTTCAAAAATGGAGATGGAACCTTGCAGACAGAAGGCTCTTGATCAAGGTTTGTACATAAAAAAGGAGGTTAGTTATGCTTGTGATGAGGTTGATTTGATTCGTGAAGATTTCCTTCACGAGCAGGATGAGTACAGAAGACAAAGACATAAACTGGCCTCTAAAGCAGCTAGGGATCTTGGGCGAAACCATATTGGCTTTAACAATTTGGAAGATGATTCTCATTTGATGTCAACATCAGGCTGGGAGGCTGATGAGCCACCTTATGGACTTGAAGGTAAATACTGGGAAGACTCTGACGAGTGTTATGATCCTGTATATGCTGCTCATGCCATGAGAGATATGGGAACCATTTTGTATGATGTTGACCTGAAAGTTAAAGCCAGCTATCAAGGCGAGCGTGTTCCTTTGGTTTCTTTGATGAGTAGGTTGAATGCAAAAGCAATTGTAGGGCACCCCATCCAGATTGAAATATTAGAAGATGGTTGCACATGTGAATACTTGTGCATCAATTATGCTAATACTGATGAAAATACAGCTAACCAACCAGTTTGGAGGACTGCAAGAAGAACAGTTATGCAACGAGTTCCTCGTTCTCATCCAGTTGCATCTTCTTTGGAAGATGGTGAAGCTGTGGGGTCAAGATATCAAAATGCATCTCCTTCCTTCATATATCCCAATCCTTCTCAGAATGTACCTAAGGTAGCAAATAAGAAAGTTTCTCATCGCCACCAGCACCAATTATCATCAGGAAAAATTCAGAAAAAGTCCCATAAGAGAGTAAGCTTGTCGAGCCAAAAAACTAGAGCACTATCTTCTTTCACAATTGAAAAAAGATTTGGTGGTGGGGCTGTTAAGGTATCACATGCTAGAGGTAGCAATATGTTGGGCGGTTTGATAAAACCTTCAGGGCAAGTGCCTTCTGTTACATGTGTCCCTATGAAGATAGCCTTTAGTAGGATTCTTGAAGCAATTGGAAGGCCATCAGCTTTGAGCAATCGTGTCAGAATAGCCATCCAGCAATGA
- the LOC122011820 gene encoding uncharacterized protein LOC122011820 isoform X3 has product MGGSEGGDGGGIGVDCGVGTIVWVRRRNGSWWPGRILGQEELSASHLMSPRSGTPVKLLGREDASVDWYNLEKSKRVKSFRCGEFDACIEKAEASLGVPIKKREKYARREDAILHALELERKQLELKQPKQAIISNGITSKPLGSDDIVGGTSHVNGDKSNLTIKSKRSHGGFSEEYSVKKRDRRRPLVQVLQTSAKIPASHSSRFDCYPYDFSLKDEQIHMGIYQEKQSSCIYLSADSIVSQNDRDNSSEETQSLSDKCGFNQPGSMAEDCSTSEMSLTNDSDTSPRDYLDTEMEGHISGDTGRSLGSKDCDPPQHCVSDEFEEMGNDEVPSSSIISNLHPFEQSAADTTGAGICKWHIKGKRNHRSVVKLPIDGMDGKICIMSSDKWDCSMRETTNVIRCGSSKMEMEPCRQKALDQGLYIKKEVSYACDEVDLIREDFLHEQDEYRRQRHKLASKAARDLGRNHIGFNNLEDDSHLMSTSGWEADEPPYGLEGKYWEDSDECYDPVYAAHAMRDMGTILYDVDLKVKASYQGERVPLVSLMSRLNAKAIVGHPIQIEILEDGCTCEYLCINYANTDENTANQPVWRTARRTVMQRVPRSHPVASSLEDGEAVGSRYQNASPSFIYPNPSQNVPKVANKKVSHRHQHQLSSGKIQKKSHKRVSLSSQKTRALSSFTIEKRFGGGAVKVSHARGSNMLGGLIKPSGQVPSVTCVPMKIAFSRILEAIGRPSALSNRVRIAIQQ; this is encoded by the exons ATGGGGGGTTCAGAGGGTGGAGATGGAGGAGGGATCGGCGTCGATTGCGGCGTCGGGACGATCGTTTGGGTGCGACGGAGGAACGGATCCTGGTGGCCGGGGAGGATTCTCGGGCAAGAAGAGCTTTCGGCGTCGCATCTCATGTCCCCGAGGTCAGGGACGCCAGTCAAGCTCCTGGGTAGGGAGGATGCCAGCGT TGACTGGTACAATCTGGAAAAATCAAAGCGTGTTAAGTCATTTCGCTGTGGAGAGTTTGATGCTTGCATTGAGAAGGCTGAAGCTTCATTAGGAGTACCTATCAAGAAACGGGAAAAATATGCCCGCAGAGAAGATGCTATTCTTCATGCTCTTGAACTTGAGAGAAAGCAGCTTGAGCTAAAGCAACCAAAACAAGCGATTATCTCAAATGGAATTACCAGCAAGCCTTTAG GTTCTGACGATATAGTCGGAGGTACAagtcatgtcaatggagataaaAGTAATTTGACAATCAAGAGTAAAAGGTCACATGGTGGATTTTCTGAAGAGTATTCAGTCAAAAAACGTGATAGACGTCGTCCACTTGTTCAAGTTCTACAAACTAGTGCAAAGATACCAGCATCTCATTCTTCTCGTTTTGATTGTTATCCTTATGATTTCTCATTGAAAGACGAGCAAATCCATATGGGTATTTATCAGGAAAAACAAAGTAGCTGCATCTATCTTTCTGCTGATTCAATTGTCTCACAGAATGATAGAGATAATTCTTCTGAAGAAACTCAATCATTGTCAGACAAGTGTGGTTTCAATCAACCTGGTTCAATGGCAGAAGATTGCTCAACTTCTGAGATGAGTTTGACAAATGATTCAGATACTTCTCCAAGGGATTACTTGGACACTGAGATGGAGGGACATATCTCAGGAG ATACTGGTCGATCCCTTGGATCAAAAGATTGTGACCCTCCTCAACATTGTGTTTCAGATGAATTCGAAGAGATGGGCAATGATGAAGTGCCTTCTTCCAGCATCATATCCAACCTTCATCCTTTTGAACAATCCGCAGCCGACACTACTGGGGCCGGAATCTGTAAATGGCATATAAAAGGAAAACGCAACCACCGTAGTGTAGTTAAGCTGCCAATTGATGGAATGGATGGCAAGATCTGCATTATGAGTTCAGATAAATGGGATTGTTCTATGAgggaaacaactaatgtaatcagGTGTGGTAGTTCAAAAATGGAGATGGAACCTTGCAGACAGAAGGCTCTTGATCAAGGTTTGTACATAAAAAAGGAGGTTAGTTATGCTTGTGATGAGGTTGATTTGATTCGTGAAGATTTCCTTCACGAGCAGGATGAGTACAGAAGACAAAGACATAAACTGGCCTCTAAAGCAGCTAGGGATCTTGGGCGAAACCATATTGGCTTTAACAATTTGGAAGATGATTCTCATTTGATGTCAACATCAGGCTGGGAGGCTGATGAGCCACCTTATGGACTTGAAGGTAAATACTGGGAAGACTCTGACGAGTGTTATGATCCTGTATATGCTGCTCATGCCATGAGAGATATGGGAACCATTTTGTATGATGTTGACCTGAAAGTTAAAGCCAGCTATCAAGGCGAGCGTGTTCCTTTGGTTTCTTTGATGAGTAGGTTGAATGCAAAAGCAATTGTAGGGCACCCCATCCAGATTGAAATATTAGAAGATGGTTGCACATGTGAATACTTGTGCATCAATTATGCTAATACTGATGAAAATACAGCTAACCAACCAGTTTGGAGGACTGCAAGAAGAACAGTTATGCAACGAGTTCCTCGTTCTCATCCAGTTGCATCTTCTTTGGAAGATGGTGAAGCTGTGGGGTCAAGATATCAAAATGCATCTCCTTCCTTCATATATCCCAATCCTTCTCAGAATGTACCTAAGGTAGCAAATAAGAAAGTTTCTCATCGCCACCAGCACCAATTATCATCAGGAAAAATTCAGAAAAAGTCCCATAAGAGAGTAAGCTTGTCGAGCCAAAAAACTAGAGCACTATCTTCTTTCACAATTGAAAAAAGATTTGGTGGTGGGGCTGTTAAGGTATCACATGCTAGAGGTAGCAATATGTTGGGCGGTTTGATAAAACCTTCAGGGCAAGTGCCTTCTGTTACATGTGTCCCTATGAAGATAGCCTTTAGTAGGATTCTTGAAGCAATTGGAAGGCCATCAGCTTTGAGCAATCGTGTCAGAATAGCCATCCAGCAATGA
- the LOC122011820 gene encoding uncharacterized protein LOC122011820 isoform X4 has protein sequence MEEGSASIAASGRSFGCDGGTDPGGRGGFSGKKSFRRRISCPRGQGRQSSSWVGRMPACSDDIVGGTSHVNGDKSNLTIKSKRSHGGFSEEYSVKKRDRRRPLVQVLQTSAKIPASHSSRFDCYPYDFSLKDEQIHMGIYQEKQSSCIYLSADSIVSQNDRDNSSEETQSLSDKCGFNQPGSMAEDCSTSEMSLTNDSDTSPRDYLDTEMEGHISGDTGRSLGSKDCDPPQHCVSDEFEEMGNDEVPSSSIISNLHPFEQSAADTTGAGICKWHIKGKRNHRSVVKLPIDGMDGKICIMSSDKWDCSMRETTNVIRCGSSKMEMEPCRQKALDQGLYIKKEVSYACDEVDLIREDFLHEQDEYRRQRHKLASKAARDLGRNHIGFNNLEDDSHLMSTSGWEADEPPYGLEGKYWEDSDECYDPVYAAHAMRDMGTILYDVDLKVKASYQGERVPLVSLMSRLNAKAIVGHPIQIEILEDGCTCEYLCINYANTDENTANQPVWRTARRTVMQRVPRSHPVASSLEDGEAVGSRYQNASPSFIYPNPSQNVPKVANKKVSHRHQHQLSSGKIQKKSHKRVSLSSQKTRALSSFTIEKRFGGGAVKVSHARGSNMLGGLIKPSGQVPSVTCVPMKIAFSRILEAIGRPSALSNRVRIAIQQ, from the exons ATGGAGGAGGGATCGGCGTCGATTGCGGCGTCGGGACGATCGTTTGGGTGCGACGGAGGAACGGATCCTGGTGGCCGGGGAGGATTCTCGGGCAAGAAGAGCTTTCGGCGTCGCATCTCATGTCCCCGAGGTCAGGGACGCCAGTCAAGCTCCTGGGTAGGGAGGATGCCAGCGT GTTCTGACGATATAGTCGGAGGTACAagtcatgtcaatggagataaaAGTAATTTGACAATCAAGAGTAAAAGGTCACATGGTGGATTTTCTGAAGAGTATTCAGTCAAAAAACGTGATAGACGTCGTCCACTTGTTCAAGTTCTACAAACTAGTGCAAAGATACCAGCATCTCATTCTTCTCGTTTTGATTGTTATCCTTATGATTTCTCATTGAAAGACGAGCAAATCCATATGGGTATTTATCAGGAAAAACAAAGTAGCTGCATCTATCTTTCTGCTGATTCAATTGTCTCACAGAATGATAGAGATAATTCTTCTGAAGAAACTCAATCATTGTCAGACAAGTGTGGTTTCAATCAACCTGGTTCAATGGCAGAAGATTGCTCAACTTCTGAGATGAGTTTGACAAATGATTCAGATACTTCTCCAAGGGATTACTTGGACACTGAGATGGAGGGACATATCTCAGGAG ATACTGGTCGATCCCTTGGATCAAAAGATTGTGACCCTCCTCAACATTGTGTTTCAGATGAATTCGAAGAGATGGGCAATGATGAAGTGCCTTCTTCCAGCATCATATCCAACCTTCATCCTTTTGAACAATCCGCAGCCGACACTACTGGGGCCGGAATCTGTAAATGGCATATAAAAGGAAAACGCAACCACCGTAGTGTAGTTAAGCTGCCAATTGATGGAATGGATGGCAAGATCTGCATTATGAGTTCAGATAAATGGGATTGTTCTATGAgggaaacaactaatgtaatcagGTGTGGTAGTTCAAAAATGGAGATGGAACCTTGCAGACAGAAGGCTCTTGATCAAGGTTTGTACATAAAAAAGGAGGTTAGTTATGCTTGTGATGAGGTTGATTTGATTCGTGAAGATTTCCTTCACGAGCAGGATGAGTACAGAAGACAAAGACATAAACTGGCCTCTAAAGCAGCTAGGGATCTTGGGCGAAACCATATTGGCTTTAACAATTTGGAAGATGATTCTCATTTGATGTCAACATCAGGCTGGGAGGCTGATGAGCCACCTTATGGACTTGAAGGTAAATACTGGGAAGACTCTGACGAGTGTTATGATCCTGTATATGCTGCTCATGCCATGAGAGATATGGGAACCATTTTGTATGATGTTGACCTGAAAGTTAAAGCCAGCTATCAAGGCGAGCGTGTTCCTTTGGTTTCTTTGATGAGTAGGTTGAATGCAAAAGCAATTGTAGGGCACCCCATCCAGATTGAAATATTAGAAGATGGTTGCACATGTGAATACTTGTGCATCAATTATGCTAATACTGATGAAAATACAGCTAACCAACCAGTTTGGAGGACTGCAAGAAGAACAGTTATGCAACGAGTTCCTCGTTCTCATCCAGTTGCATCTTCTTTGGAAGATGGTGAAGCTGTGGGGTCAAGATATCAAAATGCATCTCCTTCCTTCATATATCCCAATCCTTCTCAGAATGTACCTAAGGTAGCAAATAAGAAAGTTTCTCATCGCCACCAGCACCAATTATCATCAGGAAAAATTCAGAAAAAGTCCCATAAGAGAGTAAGCTTGTCGAGCCAAAAAACTAGAGCACTATCTTCTTTCACAATTGAAAAAAGATTTGGTGGTGGGGCTGTTAAGGTATCACATGCTAGAGGTAGCAATATGTTGGGCGGTTTGATAAAACCTTCAGGGCAAGTGCCTTCTGTTACATGTGTCCCTATGAAGATAGCCTTTAGTAGGATTCTTGAAGCAATTGGAAGGCCATCAGCTTTGAGCAATCGTGTCAGAATAGCCATCCAGCAATGA